One genomic region from Clostridium saccharobutylicum DSM 13864 encodes:
- the pflB gene encoding formate C-acetyltransferase: MFKQWEGFSDGTWKEGVDVRNFIQKNYKLYEGDSSFLESTTEKTDRVWEKAYALIVEEVRKGIIDVATDRVSGIDNYEAGYIDKDNEVIVGLQTDAPLKRIVNPFGGMRMVKSSLEEYGYKLDGDIEKHFSQYRKTHNEGVFDAYTKEIRAARSAGLLTGLPDAYGRGRIIGDYRRVALYGIDYLIEEKKKDLDSLHGDMLDELVRKREEVSEQIRALGAVKSMASRYGIDISKPAGNAKEAVQALYFGYLAGIKENNGAATSFGRTSTFLDIYIERDLEAGLITEKEAQELVDQLIIKLRLVRHLRTPEYNELFGGDPTWVTESIGGMGINGKPLVTKNSYRYLHTLINLGTSAEPNLTVLWSDRLPENFKKYCAEISIKTDAIQYESDEVMRPIYGDDYAIACCVSAMKVGKQMQFFGARANVAKSLLYAINGGVDELKGIKVVPGIEKLTDEEILDFNKVKSNYNKVLEYVAKIYVDTMNIIHCMHDKYAYEASQMALHDTAVERLMAFGIAGLSVAIDSLSAIKYAKVKPIRNEEGIAVDFEVEGEFPKYGNDDDRADDLGVELVTKFSNELKKHPLYRDAKHTLSALTITSNVMYGKKTGTTPDGRKKGEPLAPGANPMHGRDKNGALASLNSVAKIPYNGICQDGVSNTFSIVPDALGKDEKQKIDNLVSILDGYFVQGAHHLNVNVLNRQTLIDAMENPDKYPTLTIRVSGYAVNFSRLSKEQQLEVISRTFHESI, encoded by the coding sequence ATGTTTAAGCAATGGGAAGGATTTAGTGATGGAACTTGGAAAGAAGGAGTTGATGTAAGAAACTTCATACAAAAGAATTATAAATTATATGAAGGGGATTCTAGTTTCTTGGAGTCTACAACAGAAAAAACGGATAGAGTATGGGAAAAAGCATATGCACTAATTGTTGAGGAAGTTAGAAAAGGAATTATTGATGTAGCAACTGATAGAGTATCAGGAATTGATAATTATGAAGCAGGATACATAGATAAAGATAATGAAGTAATAGTTGGTCTTCAAACCGATGCTCCACTTAAAAGAATTGTAAATCCATTTGGTGGAATGAGAATGGTTAAGAGTTCGTTAGAGGAATATGGATATAAATTGGATGGAGATATTGAAAAACATTTTTCACAATATAGAAAGACTCATAATGAAGGGGTATTTGATGCATATACAAAGGAAATAAGAGCTGCAAGAAGTGCAGGACTTTTAACAGGATTACCAGATGCATATGGTAGAGGAAGAATAATAGGTGACTATAGAAGAGTTGCTCTTTATGGTATTGATTATTTAATAGAAGAAAAGAAAAAAGATCTTGATAGTTTACATGGTGATATGCTTGATGAATTAGTAAGAAAAAGAGAAGAAGTTAGTGAACAAATAAGAGCATTAGGAGCCGTAAAATCAATGGCATCTAGATATGGTATAGATATTTCAAAACCAGCAGGCAACGCAAAAGAAGCTGTACAAGCTTTATACTTTGGATATTTAGCGGGTATTAAAGAAAATAATGGAGCTGCAACATCATTTGGAAGAACATCTACTTTCCTAGACATATATATTGAAAGAGATCTAGAAGCTGGATTAATAACTGAAAAAGAAGCTCAAGAATTAGTTGACCAACTTATAATAAAATTAAGATTAGTTAGACATCTAAGAACTCCAGAGTATAATGAATTATTTGGTGGAGATCCAACTTGGGTAACTGAATCAATCGGAGGAATGGGCATCAATGGTAAACCACTTGTAACAAAGAACTCATATAGATATCTTCATACTTTAATAAATTTAGGAACAAGTGCAGAACCAAACCTTACAGTTTTATGGTCAGATAGATTACCAGAAAACTTCAAGAAATATTGTGCAGAAATTTCAATAAAGACAGATGCTATTCAATATGAAAGCGATGAAGTCATGAGACCAATTTATGGAGATGATTATGCTATAGCTTGCTGTGTATCTGCTATGAAAGTCGGTAAACAAATGCAATTTTTTGGAGCTAGAGCTAATGTTGCAAAATCACTTTTATATGCTATAAATGGTGGAGTAGATGAATTAAAAGGTATTAAAGTAGTTCCAGGAATTGAAAAACTTACAGATGAAGAAATCCTTGATTTTAATAAAGTTAAATCAAACTACAATAAGGTATTAGAATATGTTGCTAAAATATATGTAGATACAATGAATATCATTCACTGTATGCATGATAAATATGCTTATGAAGCGAGTCAAATGGCATTACATGATACAGCAGTAGAAAGATTGATGGCGTTTGGTATTGCTGGACTTTCAGTTGCTATAGATTCATTATCAGCAATTAAGTATGCTAAAGTTAAACCAATTAGAAATGAAGAGGGCATAGCTGTAGATTTTGAAGTAGAGGGTGAATTCCCTAAGTACGGAAATGATGATGATAGAGCAGATGATTTAGGAGTAGAGTTAGTTACTAAATTCTCTAATGAACTTAAGAAGCATCCATTATATAGAGATGCTAAACACACATTATCAGCACTTACTATTACATCTAATGTTATGTATGGTAAAAAAACAGGGACAACTCCAGATGGTAGAAAGAAAGGTGAACCGTTAGCACCAGGAGCTAATCCAATGCATGGAAGAGATAAGAATGGAGCATTAGCATCTCTTAATTCAGTGGCTAAGATACCATATAACGGAATATGTCAGGATGGTGTTTCTAATACATTCTCAATAGTTCCAGATGCACTTGGAAAAGATGAAAAACAAAAGATTGATAATTTAGTTTCAATTTTAGATGGATATTTTGTACAAGGAGCTCATCATTTAAATGTTAATGTTCTTAATAGACAAACATTAATTGATGCTATGGAAAATCCAGATAAGTATCCAACATTAACAATTAGAGTTTCAGGATATGCTGTTAACTTCAGCAGACTGTCAAAAGAACAACAATTAGAAGTTATAAGCAGAACATTCCATGAAAGCATATAA
- the pflB gene encoding formate C-acetyltransferase, giving the protein MFKQWDDFKGGKWEKNIDVRNFIQTNYKPYEGDDSFLAHATENTNKLWAEVSELFKKERENGGVLDVDTKTISGINEYEPGYIDKAIEKIVGVQTDAPLKRAVMPQGGIRMAENAAKAYGYEVDPKISEIFTKYRKTHNQGVFDAYTDEMKLARKSGIVTGLPDAYGRGRIIGDYRRIALYGIDKLIEDKLAQKKSLEVNTLDEDVIRLREEISDQIVALKELQGMGQRYGFDLSKPASNAKEAVQWLYFGFLGAIKQQNGAAMSLGRTSTFLDIYIERDLKNGIITETEAQEIIDHFVMKLRLVKFLRTPEYDELFSGDPTWVTESIGGMGLDGRTLVTKNSFRILNTLYTIGPSPEPNLTVLWSTQLPQGFKDFCSKVSIDTSSVQYENDDLMKTYWGDDYAIACCVSAMKVGKQMQFFGARVNLAKTLLYTINGGKDEKLAIQVGPKMQPITSEYLEYDEVVEKFDVMTDWLANLYVNTLNVIHYMHDKYSYESLQMALHDRDVFRTMACGIAGLSVCADSLSAIKYAKVKPIRNEEGIAIDFEIEGDFPKYGNDDDRVDEIAIFLVENMMKKIRKNKTYRNAYHTQSVLTITSNVVYGKKTGTTPCGRKKGEPFAPGANPMHGRDESGSLASLNSVAKLPYEYSQDGISNTFSIIPDALGKSLEDRITNLSAMMDGYFVQDAHHLNVNVFNRETLLDAMDHPEKYPQLTIRVSGYAVNFIKLTREQQLDVVSRTFHAKM; this is encoded by the coding sequence ATGTTTAAACAATGGGATGATTTCAAAGGCGGAAAATGGGAAAAAAACATTGATGTTCGAAATTTTATACAAACTAATTATAAACCATATGAGGGTGATGATTCATTTTTAGCTCATGCTACTGAGAATACAAATAAATTATGGGCTGAAGTAAGTGAATTGTTTAAAAAAGAAAGAGAAAATGGTGGAGTTTTAGACGTAGATACTAAGACGATATCTGGAATAAATGAATATGAACCAGGATACATAGATAAAGCAATTGAGAAAATTGTAGGAGTGCAAACTGATGCTCCGCTTAAGAGAGCTGTTATGCCTCAAGGCGGAATAAGAATGGCTGAAAATGCTGCTAAAGCGTATGGTTATGAAGTAGATCCAAAAATATCAGAAATATTTACAAAATACAGAAAAACTCATAATCAAGGTGTTTTTGATGCTTATACAGATGAAATGAAATTAGCTAGAAAAAGTGGCATAGTAACAGGTCTTCCAGATGCTTATGGTAGAGGAAGAATAATAGGCGACTATAGAAGAATTGCATTATATGGAATAGATAAATTAATTGAAGATAAATTAGCTCAGAAGAAGAGTTTAGAAGTCAATACTCTTGATGAAGATGTTATCAGATTAAGAGAAGAAATTTCAGATCAAATAGTTGCATTAAAAGAATTACAGGGCATGGGGCAAAGATACGGATTTGATTTATCTAAACCAGCTAGTAATGCTAAAGAAGCTGTTCAATGGTTATATTTTGGATTCTTAGGTGCTATAAAGCAGCAAAATGGAGCTGCAATGTCACTAGGAAGAACTTCTACATTCTTAGATATTTATATAGAAAGAGATTTAAAGAATGGAATTATAACAGAAACAGAAGCTCAAGAAATAATAGATCATTTTGTAATGAAATTAAGATTAGTTAAATTCTTAAGAACTCCAGAATATGATGAATTATTCTCAGGAGATCCAACTTGGGTAACAGAATCAATTGGCGGAATGGGATTAGACGGAAGAACATTAGTTACTAAGAATTCATTTAGAATTTTAAATACATTATATACAATAGGACCATCACCAGAACCAAATTTAACTGTTTTATGGTCTACTCAATTACCACAAGGATTTAAAGATTTTTGCTCAAAAGTTTCAATTGATACAAGTTCTGTACAATATGAAAATGATGATTTAATGAAAACCTACTGGGGTGATGATTATGCAATAGCTTGTTGTGTATCAGCAATGAAAGTTGGTAAGCAAATGCAATTCTTTGGAGCAAGAGTTAACTTAGCTAAAACTTTACTTTATACTATAAATGGTGGTAAAGATGAAAAATTGGCGATTCAAGTAGGTCCTAAGATGCAGCCGATAACTTCAGAATATTTAGAGTATGATGAAGTTGTGGAAAAATTTGATGTTATGACAGATTGGTTAGCTAATCTTTATGTTAATACATTAAATGTAATTCATTATATGCATGATAAATATTCATACGAAAGTTTACAAATGGCATTACATGATAGGGATGTATTTAGAACAATGGCTTGCGGTATAGCAGGGCTTTCAGTATGTGCAGATTCGTTATCAGCTATTAAATATGCCAAGGTAAAACCAATAAGAAATGAAGAGGGAATAGCAATTGACTTTGAAATAGAAGGAGATTTCCCTAAGTATGGCAATGATGATGATAGAGTTGATGAAATAGCTATTTTCTTAGTTGAAAATATGATGAAAAAAATCAGAAAAAACAAGACTTATAGAAATGCATATCATACTCAATCAGTATTAACTATAACTTCAAATGTTGTTTATGGAAAGAAAACTGGTACTACTCCATGTGGAAGAAAAAAGGGAGAGCCATTTGCACCAGGAGCTAATCCAATGCATGGAAGAGATGAAAGTGGATCATTAGCATCATTAAATTCAGTTGCTAAGTTGCCATATGAATATTCACAAGATGGTATATCTAATACATTCTCAATTATTCCAGATGCACTAGGTAAATCACTAGAAGATAGAATAACTAATTTAAGTGCAATGATGGATGGATATTTTGTTCAAGATGCTCATCACTTAAATGTTAATGTATTTAATAGAGAAACATTATTAGATGCTATGGATCATCCAGAAAAATATCCTCAATTAACTATCAGAGTTTCGGGATATGCTGTTAACTTTATTAAATTAACAAGGGAACAACAACTAGATGTTGTGAGTAGAACATTCCATGCAAAAATGTAA
- the pflA gene encoding pyruvate formate-lyase-activating protein, producing MIIGKIHSIESMGLVDGPGIRVVVFFQGCALRCKFCHNPDTWSPNGGEEYTPEQLVRKIERFKPYFEKSGGGVTFSGGDPLRQPEFLLEVLKLCKKKDINTCIDTAGYGFGEYDEILKYTDLVLFDIKHITREGYKNITSMEIDESLKFLEAMKKNDTKIWIRHVIVPGITDKEEHLKQLKEFVDKIPNVEKVELLPYHLLGVNKYEGLGIKYPLEGVEAMDKETTKRYQKEIFE from the coding sequence ATGATTATAGGAAAAATTCATTCGATTGAATCAATGGGGTTAGTAGATGGACCCGGAATAAGAGTGGTTGTATTTTTTCAAGGATGTGCATTGAGATGCAAGTTTTGTCATAATCCAGATACATGGTCACCAAATGGAGGAGAGGAATATACTCCAGAACAATTAGTAAGAAAAATAGAAAGATTTAAACCTTACTTTGAAAAAAGTGGCGGTGGAGTCACATTTTCAGGAGGAGACCCTTTAAGACAGCCAGAATTTCTTTTGGAAGTATTAAAGTTATGCAAAAAGAAAGATATCAATACATGTATTGATACAGCAGGATATGGATTTGGAGAATATGATGAAATATTAAAATATACTGATTTAGTTTTATTTGATATAAAACATATTACAAGAGAAGGATATAAAAATATAACTTCAATGGAAATTGATGAATCATTAAAATTTTTAGAAGCGATGAAAAAAAATGACACTAAGATTTGGATAAGGCATGTTATAGTTCCAGGAATAACAGATAAAGAGGAACATTTAAAACAACTTAAAGAATTTGTTGATAAGATTCCCAATGTTGAAAAAGTTGAATTATTGCCATATCATTTATTAGGAGTAAATAAATATGAAGGATTGGGAATTAAATATCCACTAGAAGGTGTAGAAGCAATGGATAAGGAGACAACTAAAAGGTATCAAAAGGAAATATTTGAATAA
- the rd gene encoding rubredoxin: MKKYVCEVCGYIYDPEIGDPDNGIKPGVDFNDLPDYWVCPICSFNKDNFSIEE; encoded by the coding sequence ATGAAAAAATATGTTTGTGAAGTATGTGGATATATATATGATCCTGAAATTGGTGATCCTGATAATGGAATCAAACCTGGTGTAGATTTTAATGATCTACCTGATTATTGGGTATGTCCTATATGTTCTTTCAACAAAGATAATTTTTCTATTGAAGAGTAA
- a CDS encoding 3'-5' exonuclease has protein sequence MKLLFFDTETTSVKPGSICQLSYITVDASVKPQITTGKNFFFTVDEMDPSAQEIHGFSLEKLYELSNGQYFEDLVPEFIQDFEEADFLIGHNVNFDVRFLKHELSILGENFIPKNTFCTMAYYRDICKIPKANGEIKNPKLSEVIDWLNISSTQIAETSEKLFEGSGNYHDARFDTAAAYLTVIDGLKKGYFPKGYFTNLLQSKNK, from the coding sequence ATGAAATTATTGTTTTTTGATACAGAAACAACAAGTGTAAAGCCAGGCAGCATATGCCAATTAAGTTATATAACTGTTGACGCTAGTGTAAAGCCACAAATTACTACAGGCAAAAACTTTTTCTTTACAGTTGATGAAATGGATCCTTCTGCACAAGAAATTCATGGATTTTCATTAGAAAAACTTTATGAATTATCTAATGGACAATACTTTGAAGATTTAGTTCCAGAATTTATTCAAGATTTTGAAGAAGCAGATTTTTTAATAGGACATAATGTTAATTTTGATGTTAGGTTTTTAAAACATGAACTTTCAATACTAGGCGAAAATTTCATTCCTAAAAATACATTCTGCACTATGGCTTATTATAGAGATATTTGTAAAATTCCAAAGGCAAATGGAGAAATTAAAAATCCTAAATTATCTGAAGTAATTGACTGGCTTAATATATCAAGCACACAAATTGCTGAAACATCTGAAAAATTATTCGAAGGCAGCGGTAATTATCACGATGCAAGATTTGATACAGCCGCAGCATATTTAACTGTGATAGATGGTTTGAAAAAAGGATACTTTCCTAAAGGATATTTTACTAATCTTCTACAATCTAAAAATAAATAA
- a CDS encoding L-lactate dehydrogenase encodes MIERKRKVSIIGAGFVGATTAFALMNSGVATEICLCDINMDKAMGEVMDLVHGTSFVKPVNIYAGNISETKDSDIVIITAGAAQKEGETRLDLIEKNYNIFKGFIPEIAAASPEAILLVVSNPCDVLAYITYKLSGFPKERVIASGTVLDTSRLKYVIGKYLNVNNNNVHAYVLGEHGDSEVVSWSTASIAGESFDEYAKKFNLEWDDEVKLVIESDVKNAAYEIISRKNATYFAVALAVTRIVEAILRDENTILTVSCLMEGQYGIDDVYLAIPTIVNSSGVVRIVNPELKDERELKRLQESASVLKSNIQKVLNK; translated from the coding sequence ATGATAGAAAGAAAACGTAAGGTATCAATAATAGGAGCAGGATTTGTAGGAGCGACTACAGCATTTGCTTTAATGAATAGTGGAGTAGCAACTGAAATATGTTTATGTGATATTAATATGGATAAAGCTATGGGAGAAGTTATGGACTTGGTTCATGGAACATCTTTTGTAAAGCCAGTTAATATTTATGCAGGAAATATTAGTGAGACTAAAGATTCAGATATAGTTATAATTACAGCTGGAGCAGCTCAAAAAGAAGGAGAAACTAGATTAGACTTAATTGAAAAGAATTATAATATCTTTAAAGGATTCATTCCAGAAATTGCGGCAGCTAGTCCAGAAGCAATTTTATTAGTTGTAAGTAATCCTTGCGATGTACTAGCATATATAACTTATAAATTATCAGGATTTCCAAAGGAAAGGGTTATTGCATCAGGTACTGTATTAGATACATCAAGATTAAAATATGTAATAGGTAAGTACTTAAATGTAAATAATAACAATGTTCATGCATATGTTTTAGGAGAACATGGTGATAGTGAAGTGGTAAGCTGGAGTACTGCAAGTATAGCAGGGGAAAGTTTTGATGAATATGCTAAAAAGTTTAATTTAGAGTGGGATGATGAAGTTAAATTAGTAATTGAAAGTGATGTTAAAAATGCTGCATATGAAATAATAAGTAGGAAAAATGCAACTTATTTTGCAGTAGCATTAGCAGTAACTAGAATAGTGGAAGCTATATTAAGAGATGAGAATACTATATTGACAGTATCATGTTTGATGGAAGGACAATATGGTATTGATGATGTTTATTTAGCAATTCCAACAATTGTGAATAGTAGTGGTGTGGTAAGAATTGTTAATCCGGAACTTAAAGATGAAAGAGAATTAAAAAGATTACAAGAATCTGCAAGTGTGTTAAAATCAAATATTCAAAAAGTACTTAATAAATAG
- a CDS encoding biotin--[acetyl-CoA-carboxylase] ligase codes for MEEQILNELQKNNDYVSGESLSSTLNVSRTAIWKHIKNLKSKGYIIEGISNKGYKLLYSPDLLIKNELSPLLKTYKIGKNIVHFDSITSTNIKAKDLAKNNAEDGTIVIAEEQNLGTGRFNRNWISPKGGIWFTLILRPTLPPTEAPKITQIAAAAIHKCLIDLNINTQIKWPNDIYLKNKKLCGILAEMKCDMDIVHYLVLGIGMNINIDESSFDSTVKSTATSLKIEYNKEFSRKEILANFLNHFEQLYNDFLENLNLSETISICRENSNIFGKQAKLITHNNEEIITCVSLSNTGNLIVKDSNGIEKEVLSGEISFKGMLK; via the coding sequence ATGGAAGAGCAAATTTTAAATGAATTACAAAAAAATAACGATTATGTATCTGGAGAATCTCTAAGTTCTACTTTAAATGTATCAAGAACTGCAATATGGAAACATATTAAAAATTTAAAATCCAAAGGCTATATTATCGAAGGAATATCAAATAAGGGCTATAAATTATTATATTCTCCTGATTTATTAATCAAAAACGAACTTTCTCCTTTATTAAAAACATATAAGATTGGAAAAAATATTGTTCACTTTGATAGTATAACTTCCACCAATATCAAAGCAAAAGATCTTGCTAAAAATAATGCTGAAGATGGAACTATAGTCATTGCTGAAGAACAAAATCTCGGAACTGGACGTTTCAATAGAAATTGGATTTCTCCTAAAGGTGGAATTTGGTTTACTTTAATTTTAAGACCAACTTTGCCTCCAACGGAAGCTCCTAAAATAACCCAAATTGCTGCTGCTGCTATTCACAAATGTTTAATAGATTTAAATATTAACACTCAAATAAAATGGCCTAATGATATATATTTAAAAAACAAAAAACTTTGTGGTATATTAGCTGAAATGAAATGCGATATGGATATTGTTCACTATCTAGTTTTAGGTATTGGTATGAATATTAACATAGATGAAAGTTCATTTGATTCCACTGTAAAATCAACAGCCACATCATTAAAAATTGAATATAACAAAGAATTTTCAAGGAAAGAAATTTTAGCAAATTTTTTAAATCATTTTGAACAATTATATAACGATTTCTTAGAGAATCTTAATCTCTCTGAAACAATATCAATATGCAGAGAAAATTCAAATATCTTTGGAAAACAAGCAAAGTTGATTACGCATAATAATGAAGAAATCATAACTTGTGTTTCATTATCAAATACCGGTAACCTTATTGTTAAAGACAGTAATGGTATAGAAAAAGAAGTACTTTCCGGGGAAATAAGTTTTAAAGGAATGCTAAAATAA
- a CDS encoding phosphodiester glycosidase family protein — protein MNKNIKNKNIKLKSRSKLKKERKKVNKISFVALLSFLAFELLFTAFTFPFLLLYGPFDNAKSTYVGAAMTSMNHQYLAKWFLSDKKIEEILGQNSSDTGDETTNKSEIQIPKVKDDTIERYNIADNSKYTGYYLVVKDPTRVKIGYTSKLKVEGETTSQIAENNNAVAAINGGAFTDQSSNSLWTGNGGFPSGLIMSGGKVVYNDLGENGTTDLIGMTKEGVMIVGKYSVADLEEQGIQEALSFGPSLVINGKMTPMSGDGGWGIAPRTVIGQRKDGAIILLVIDGRGVTSLGATLKEAQEVIYKLGAVNAMNLDGGKSTTMYYDGEVINTPSYSMGERTIPTAVIVK, from the coding sequence ATGAATAAAAATATAAAAAATAAGAATATAAAGTTAAAGTCTAGGTCAAAATTAAAAAAGGAAAGAAAAAAAGTAAACAAAATTTCATTTGTGGCTTTATTGTCATTTCTAGCTTTTGAATTACTTTTCACAGCATTCACATTTCCTTTTTTACTATTATATGGGCCGTTTGACAATGCAAAGAGTACATATGTTGGAGCAGCTATGACTTCAATGAATCATCAATACTTAGCTAAATGGTTTTTATCAGATAAAAAAATAGAGGAAATTTTAGGACAAAATTCATCAGATACAGGTGATGAAACAACTAATAAATCTGAAATTCAAATTCCAAAAGTAAAAGACGATACAATTGAACGTTATAATATTGCTGACAATTCTAAATATACAGGATATTATCTTGTGGTAAAAGATCCAACAAGAGTTAAAATTGGATATACTTCTAAATTAAAAGTAGAAGGAGAAACAACATCTCAGATTGCTGAGAATAATAATGCTGTTGCTGCAATAAATGGCGGTGCATTTACAGATCAATCATCAAATTCACTTTGGACTGGAAATGGTGGATTCCCAAGTGGTTTAATAATGAGTGGCGGAAAAGTTGTGTATAATGATTTGGGTGAAAATGGTACAACGGATTTGATTGGAATGACTAAAGAAGGTGTAATGATTGTAGGAAAATATTCTGTAGCCGACCTTGAAGAACAAGGAATTCAAGAAGCTTTAAGTTTTGGACCATCATTAGTTATTAATGGTAAGATGACACCTATGAGTGGAGATGGTGGCTGGGGTATAGCACCAAGGACAGTAATAGGACAAAGAAAAGATGGAGCCATAATTCTATTAGTCATAGATGGTAGAGGTGTAACTAGCTTAGGTGCTACATTAAAAGAAGCTCAAGAGGTTATATATAAGTTAGGTGCAGTTAATGCAATGAATCTAGATGGTGGAAAATCAACAACAATGTATTATGATGGAGAGGTTATCAATACACCATCATATAGCATGGGTGAAAGAACTATCCCAACAGCAGTTATTGTTAAGTAA
- a CDS encoding site-2 protease family protein yields the protein MDSILSIILMIPGMLIAFTFHEYAHALVADKLGDKTPRFQGRLTLNPIAHIDPIGFFAVLLFKFGWAKPVQTNPSSYKNYYKDDLKVSLAGPIANFLVAIVSSLILGMYLRFVYGFLPDALAGVLHSMISLTIMINVNIGLFNLIPIPGLDGFSLLRDLRPDTFYRFEERFYQYQMLIMLLLIFAGGRIISIPAGIINNWLEKLVFLIYSIF from the coding sequence ATGGATTCAATACTTAGTATTATTTTAATGATTCCAGGAATGCTTATTGCATTTACATTTCATGAATATGCTCATGCGTTAGTAGCAGATAAATTAGGCGATAAGACTCCAAGATTTCAAGGTAGATTAACTTTAAATCCAATTGCGCATATTGATCCAATAGGATTTTTTGCAGTTTTGCTTTTTAAATTTGGATGGGCAAAACCAGTGCAAACTAATCCTTCATCTTATAAAAATTATTATAAAGATGATTTAAAAGTAAGTTTAGCGGGACCAATTGCTAATTTTTTAGTTGCTATAGTATCATCGTTAATTTTAGGAATGTATTTAAGATTTGTATATGGATTTTTGCCAGATGCGTTGGCAGGTGTACTACATTCAATGATAAGTCTTACAATTATGATAAATGTAAATATTGGATTATTTAATTTAATTCCAATACCAGGATTAGATGGGTTTAGTCTTTTGAGAGATTTACGTCCGGATACATTTTATAGATTTGAAGAAAGATTTTATCAATATCAAATGTTAATAATGCTATTGCTTATATTTGCTGGAGGCAGAATAATATCAATACCAGCAGGGATAATAAATAATTGGTTAGAAAAACTTGTATTTCTTATATATAGTATTTTTTAG